A genomic window from Oceanobacillus timonensis includes:
- a CDS encoding DUF1657 domain-containing protein encodes MTVGSQVKTCYATLKSIEAGLDLLHASTTEQDLKNTIEEVTGFIKDARHDMHQQVIYMDKQEPQYKS; translated from the coding sequence ATGACAGTAGGATCACAAGTAAAAACATGTTACGCTACATTAAAATCAATTGAAGCAGGTCTGGACTTATTACATGCTTCAACAACTGAACAGGATTTAAAGAACACGATTGAGGAAGTAACTGGTTTCATAAAAGATGCACGGCATGATATGCATCAGCAAGTTATTTATATGGATAAACAAGAGCCGCAATATAAGTCATAA
- a CDS encoding DUF421 domain-containing protein has translation MPEWISIIIRSIILITVLFFFVKWLGAKQLSQLNIFETISGIVLGGIAAFHTVDPYSSFYYALLAMFVWFIAAFTIEKLSLKSKRIRDFTDGKSTVFIQNGKIMEENLKKEGYSTDDLLEKLRNNNQFLVSDVEFAVLEPTGELNVLPKKENQPVTLKDLKITSAPAKEPQTVIADGNILLEPLANASLNPAWLETELEKQNVTVDNVFLGQVDHQGQLFLDLYDDHIAVPEPAQPALLLASMKKCQADLELFALATDNPEAKVLYERNQKRLQEVVNRMEPFLTS, from the coding sequence ATGCCAGAATGGATATCGATTATTATTCGCTCCATTATTTTAATCACCGTTTTATTTTTCTTTGTTAAGTGGCTAGGGGCAAAACAGCTGTCACAACTTAATATTTTTGAAACCATATCCGGCATTGTACTTGGAGGAATAGCCGCTTTTCATACAGTCGATCCGTACAGCAGTTTTTATTATGCTTTATTAGCGATGTTTGTCTGGTTTATTGCTGCATTTACAATTGAAAAATTATCTTTGAAAAGCAAACGAATCCGGGACTTCACAGATGGAAAGAGCACGGTTTTTATACAAAATGGAAAGATTATGGAGGAGAATTTAAAAAAAGAAGGTTATTCTACAGATGATCTGTTGGAAAAACTACGAAATAATAACCAATTTCTTGTTTCTGATGTGGAATTTGCTGTCCTGGAACCGACCGGAGAATTAAATGTGTTGCCCAAAAAAGAAAATCAGCCGGTTACCTTAAAAGACTTAAAAATTACCTCTGCACCGGCTAAAGAACCACAGACAGTCATCGCTGACGGAAATATACTACTGGAACCTCTGGCGAACGCCTCATTAAATCCCGCTTGGCTGGAGACAGAGCTAGAAAAACAAAATGTAACAGTAGACAATGTTTTCCTTGGCCAAGTCGATCATCAAGGCCAATTATTTCTGGACCTTTACGACGATCATATTGCAGTACCTGAACCTGCTCAACCGGCTCTGTTATTGGCCAGTATGAAAAAATGCCAAGCAGATTTAGAATTATTTGCCTTAGCAACAGACAACCCGGAAGCAAAAGTGTTATATGAACGAAACCAAAAACGGCTGCAAGAAGTTGTGAATCGAATGGAGCCTTTCTTAACATCATGA